The Neodiprion fabricii isolate iyNeoFabr1 chromosome 4, iyNeoFabr1.1, whole genome shotgun sequence genome window below encodes:
- the LOC124180207 gene encoding uncharacterized protein LOC124180207 — protein MSNSRRFLDAIVKKINKLPILNNASSAIGNATERAQVKLSSVQSIATEKYNTIVKQVNGATIIQDVSSPQKLQTISPLPQRLVNWWQWYQQLTGMDKVEIAKHHVIEVQNRLFQCQDKRRNLTNQANIVNEKLKETYGELVQTRRDDPKYVQLTIMENKGLQEQSKIGLQLNMLENEERDHFTELATAIKEYHDSQAMNAQKYKYISILASAFLAILSLSGSMIYNNRRIADVRNVIADAQEKNDKTFKQCFHSLQNDSNKKFSQIMSMLQAKTTADITTQTPNNRAELTKDNFDTVTISNSYSYKTVGIYFGAIALAVYIMQQLGRS, from the exons ATGAGTAATTCACGACGATTCTTAGACgcaattgttaaaaaaattaacaaattgcCAATTCTGAACAACGCTAGTTCAGCAATCGGAAACGCTACTGAAAGGGCCCAAGTGAAACTATCCAGCGTACAGAGTATTGCTACTGAAAAATACAATACCATTGTTAAG CAAGTTAATGGAGCAACGATAATTCAAGATGTAAGTTCGCcacaaaaattacaaacaataAGCCCGTTGCCACAACGTCTTGTCAATTGGTGGCAATGGTATCAGCAATTGACAGGGATGGATAAAGTTGAAATAGCAAAGCATCATGTCATCGAAGTGCAGAATCGATTATTTCAGTGCCAAGACAAGCGGAGAAATCTTACAAATCAGGCAAATATAGtaaatgagaaattgaaagaaacttACGGCGAATTGGTACAAACCCGACGCGATGATCCAAAATACGTGCAGCTGACTATAATGGAGAACAAGGGGTTGCAGGAACAATCCAAAATCGGTTTACAATTGAACATGTTGGAAAATGAGGAAAGAGATCATTTCACAGAGCTAGCTACGGCTATTAAAGAATACCACGACAGCCAAGCAATGAATGCTCAGAAATACAAGTACATATCTATTCTTGCATCTGCGTTTTTAGCTATATTGTCCCTGAGCGGTTCGATGATTTATAACAACAGGAGAATAGCTGATGTTCGTAACGTTATTGCTGATGCacaggagaaaaatgacaAGACGTTCAAACAATGTTTTCATTCCTTGCAAAatgattcgaataaaaaattttcgcaaatcaTGTCAATGCTGCAAGCCAAAACCACAGCTGACATCACTACTCAAACACCTAATAATCGTGCTGAATTAACTAAGGACAACTTTGATACCGTAACAATTTCAAATAGCTACAGCTACAAGACAGTCGGTATTTATTTTGGTGCTATAGCTCTTGCCGTATACATTATGCAACAATTAGGCAGATCTTAA
- the LOC124180195 gene encoding S1 RNA-binding domain-containing protein 1: protein MSRNLRPKTSTVIVIDDEIDSDDDLDVTFERRKDDSDCEVEYVSPKASGESRDIRKLLVIDLDKPARRAVTRDRNVAPSDSTNRTEARARLERIKQKSEVTIDAEYNDDMKGERQVRSVRGRASKESSKILGEKKDRIEASSSRTKFITSETLDDVFEIETETRRKRNEAKSKDSDFEVECIPGRAAKGSKHCGKTSVIDTDALSAKAISKDKSTGGKSIAGNLDLRKKLLNNKTGAGHEQTNEDMYNNGVQKNVEPEASISAENRKRKGSDVSTAAKKAKKVERASSKKLSAVNKKDEFLSTDESESKGPGQTDNFGENVHTEWSEPDYLSEFNQIDKQIAQNLISLFKDDNTIPFIARYRKEMTGGMEPEQLRSIKNSYDSLKSIKKRGLLILKTIDKLGKWNPEIHSAVTAAKSLEELETIYAPYKPGAKRSLAERAKELGLAPISEAVLLGKVVPSLSSLIDTDRNGLINVNEVRQGIMHIIAEVISKDKTTFEGIRELRKKVVINIQSTKSKSAGTLKVANDVKQKKEDHHKYEKYFHFVASERSIRDYQILAINRGESQKILSVKIIIPDWFKDRLRERCLRKYNSIGKVSSFHHDILNESFDDAYNRLIKKFVTRQVRHELNEKAESASVNVFANNLKKLLLTPPLRGKTVLGIDPGFTHGCKLAMVSQCGDVLETATIYPHTRSQKHSVQVLVDLVKNYRCTVIAVGSETGCRETEKFLTDLIQAGVFHPIDVSYTIVNECGASIYSCSTEAKSEFPNLDPNIISAVSIARRLQDPLAELVKVDPKNLGVGMYQHDLPEKQLQLTLGEVITETVSFVGVDINTASHCLLRRVAGLNAAKATNIINRRNTCGPYKNRSELLLVSGIGKKSYEQCAGFIRILPETALLDASSRKDSLVYLDQTWIHPESYDVAKQFLKGCGCHLTDLGSDEFVQKVTSYANCDRKTLAKQLDTNETTLDIIINGLSMKKGEDIRIREEAPLFMNNFRCIDDLCVNTRVRGTVRNVTSFGTFIDIGVGTNGLLPIGKLKGQVLSLGERVDVLVLSINKDRGRISLTL, encoded by the exons ATGAGTAGAAATTTGCGCCCAAAAACATCCACTGTCATTGTTATCGATGACGAAATAGATTCAGACGATGATCTTGACGTTACctttgaaagaagaaaagatgatTCCGATTGTGAAGTTGAATACGTATCTCCTAAGGCGTCCGGAGAATCCAGAGACATAAGAAAGCTTCTCGTGATTGATCTGGATAAACCTGCTCGTAGGGCCGTTACTAGAGACAGAAATGTAGCACCAAGTGATAGCACAAATAGAACTGAGGCAAGAGCAAGGTTAGAAAGGATAAAGCAAAAGAGTGAAGTAACAATCGATGCTGAGTACAACGATGACATGAAAGGGGAAAGACAGGTTAGATCTGTCAGAGGTAGAGCAAGTAAAGAATCAAGCAAAATACTCGGTGAGAAAAAAGATCGAATTGAAGCATCTTCGTCTAGAACAAAGTTTATTACCAGTGAGACATTGGATGACGTATTCGAAATAGAAACGGAGACTAGACGCAAACGGAATGAAGCTAAATCCAAAGATTCAGATTTCGAAGTTGAGTGTATTCCTGGTAGGGCAGCGAAAGGATCGAAACATTGCGGTAAAACATCTGTAATTGATACAGATGCATTAAGTGCTAAAGCAATCAGTAAGGACAAAAGTACAGGAGGAAAGAGCATCGCTGGGAATCTggatttgaggaaaaaattattaaacaacaAGACTGGTGCAGGACACGAGCAAACCAATGAGGATATGTACAATAATGGAGTTCAGAAGAATGTTGAACCTGAGGCGAGTATTTCTgctgaaaacagaaaaagaaaaggttcCGATGTTTCAACTGCTGcaaaaaaggcaaaaaaagttgaaagagCTAGCTCGAAAAAACTATCGGCTGTCAACAAGAAGGATGAATTTCTTTCCACAGACGAATCAGAGAGTAAAGGTCCTGGTCAAACTGACaattttggtgaaaatgtacACACCGAATGGTCCGAGCCTGATTATCTTAGTGAGTTTAATCAAATCGACAAACAAATTGCTCAAAATCTGATATCTCTTTTCAAGGACGATAACACAATACCGTTCATAGCGAGGTACAGAAAGGAAATGACTGGTGGAATGGAACCGGAACAATTGAGAAGCATAAAGAACTCGTACGATagtttgaaatcaattaaaaaacgAGGATTGCTTATTCTGAAAACTATTGATAAACTTGGAAAGTGGAATCCAGAGATTCACTCTGCTGTTACAGCTGCTAAATCGTTGGAGGAACTTGAGACTATCTATGCACCTTACAAACCTGGGGCGAAACGTTCTTTGGCTGAACGAGCCAAGGAGCTGGGCTTGGCTCCGATAAGCGAGGCTGTTCTGCTGGGCAAAGTGGTGCCTAGTTTGTCTTCGTTGATAGACACGGACAGAAATGGTTTGATAAATGTGAACGAGGTGAGACAGGGCATTATGCATATCATCGCAGAGGTGATAAGTAAGGACAAAACAACCTTTGAGGGAATTCGCGAGCTGCGAAAGAAAGTGGTTATTAACATACAGTCGACAAAGTCAAAATCTGCTGGTACATTGAAAGTGGCTAATGACGTAAAACAGAAGAAAGAGGATCATCACAAATACGAAAAGTACTTTCACTTCGTAGCGTCGGAAAGGAGCATCAGAGATTATCAAATATTAGCAATAAACAGGGGTGAATCACAGAAAATTTTAAGTGTCAAGATAATCATTCCAGATTGGTTCAAGGACAGATTGAGAGAGCGCTGTTTGAGGAAGTATAACTCTATCGGAaaagtttcaagttttcatCATGATATACTCAATGAGAGTTTCGACGATGCTTACAATAGGCTCATCAAAAAGTTTGTGACTCGTCAAGTGAGGCATGAGCTGAATGAGAAAGCAGAGAGCGCTTCTGTCAACGTTTTTGCCAATAACTTGAAGAAACTACTTCTCACTCCACCTCTCAGAGGAAAAACGGTTCTCGGTATCGATCCGGGTTTTACTCACGGCTGTAAATTGGCCATGGTATCGCAGTGCGGAGACGTGTTGGAAACGGCAACCATATATCCGCATACCAGGTCTCAGAAACACTCGGTCCAGGTCCTTGTTGATCTTGTTAAGAATTACCGCTGCACGGTGATAGCTGTTGGTAGTGAGACTGGTTGCagagaaactgaaaaatttttaaccgatCTCATTCAGGCTGGAGTGTTTCATCCTATCGATGTTTCGTACACAATTGTCAACGAGTGTGGTGCCTCAATATATAGCTGTAGCACCGAAGCTAAGTCGGAGTTTCCAAATCTGGATCCGAATATCATCTCGGCTGTCTCCATAGCCCGACGATTACAGGATCCGCTCGCTGAACTTGTTAAGGTAGATCCAAAAAATCTGGGCGTTGGAATGTACCAGCACGATTTACCAGAAAAACAGCTGCAGCTCACGTTGGGCGAG GTGATAACGGAGACGGTGAGTTTTGTGGGTGTTGACATAAACACAGCGTCGCATTGTCTCCTGAGAAGAGTGGCTGGACTGAACGCCGCAAAGGCAACGAACATAATAAATCGTCGTAACACGTGTGGCCCGTATAAAAACCGATCAGAGCTACTGTTAGTCTCTGGTATCGGGAAAAAATCCTACGAGCAATGCGCCGGTTTTATAAGAATTTTACCTGAAACTGCACTGCTGGACGCGTCGTCGAGAAAAGATTCCTTGGTGTATTTGGACCAGACTTGGATTCACCCGGAATCTTACGATGTAGCCAAACAGTTCCTGAAGGGTTGTGGGTGCCACTTGACGGACCTGGGATCGGATGAATTCGTTCAAAAAGTCACGTCGTACGCAAACTGTGACCGGAAAACTTTGGCAAAACAATTGGACACCAACGAAACAACGCTTGATATCATTATAAACGGATTATCGATGAAGAAAGGGGAAGACATCAGAATCAGAGAAGAAGCACCGTTATtcatgaataattttcgatGCATCGACGATTTATGCGTTAACACAAGGGTGAGAGGTACCGTTCGAAACGTGACTAGTTTTGGGACATTCATAGACATAGGTGTAGGCACAAACGGCCTTCTGCCAATTGGAAAACTGAAAGGTCAAGTTCTTAGTCTGGGGGAAAGAGTCGACGTATTAGTACTATCCATAAATAAAGATCGCGGTAGAATAAGCTTGACGCTTTGA